A window from Gorilla gorilla gorilla isolate KB3781 chromosome 21, NHGRI_mGorGor1-v2.1_pri, whole genome shotgun sequence encodes these proteins:
- the CDK5RAP1 gene encoding mitochondrial tRNA methylthiotransferase CDK5RAP1 isoform X4 produces MHPLQCVLQVQRSLGLGPLASVSWLSLRMCRAHSSLSSTMCPSPERQEDGARKDFSSRLAAGPTFRHFLKSASAPQEKLSSEVEDPPPYLTMDELLGRQRKVYLETYGCQMNVNDTEIAWSILQKSGYLRTSNLQEADVILLVTCSIREKAEQTIWNRLHQLKALKTRRPRSRVPLRIGILGCMAERLKEEILNREKMVDILAGPDAYRDLPRLLAVAESGQQAANVLLSLDETYADVMPVQTSASATSAFVSIMRGCDNMCSYCIVPFTRGRERSRPIASILEEVKKLSEQVILPPRPPKVLGLQGLKEVTLLGQNVNSFRDNSEVQFNNAVPTNLSRGFTTNYKTKQGGLRFAHLLDQVSRVDPEMRIRFTSPHPKDFPDEVLQLIHERDNICKQIHLPAQSGSSRVLEAMRRGYSREAYVELVHHIRESIPGVSLSSDFIAGFCGETEEDHVQTVSLLREVQYNMGFLFAYSMRQKTRAYHRLKDDVPEEVKLRRLEELITIFREEATKANQTSVGCTQLVLVEGITSASSQTLRGHVLCRTTLRDSSAYC; encoded by the exons ATGCACCCTTTACAGTGTGTCCTCCAAGTGCAGAGGTCTCTGGGGTTGGGACCATTGGCCTCTGTGTCTTGGCTGTCGCTGAGGATGTGCAGGGCACACAGCAGTCTCTCTAGTACCATGTGTCCCAGTccagagaggcaggaggatggagctCGGAAGGATTTCAGCTCCAGGCTGGCTGCTGGACCGACTTTtcgacattttttaaaaagtgcctcagctcctcaggagaaGCTGTCTTCAGAAGTGGAAGACCCACCTCCCTATCTCACGATGGATGAACTTCTTGGAAGGCAGAGAAAAG TCTACCTCGAGACCTATGGCTGCCAGATGAATGTGAATGACACAGAGATAGCCTGGTCCATCTTACAGAAGAGTGGCTACCTGCGGACCAGTAACCTCCAAGAG GCAGATGTGATTCTCCTTGTCACGTGCTCTATCAG GGAGAAGGCTGAGCAGACCATCTGGAACCGTTTACATCAGCTTAAAGCCTTGAAGACAAGGCGGCCCCGCTCCCGGGTTCCTCTGAGGATTGGAATTCTAG GCTGCATGGCTGAGAGGTTGAAGGAGGAGATTCTCAACAGAGAGAAAATGGTAGATATTTTGGCTGGTCCTGACGCCTACCGGGACCTTCCCCGGCTGCTGGCTGTTGCTGAGTCGGGCCAGCAAGCTGCCAACGTGCTGCTCTCTCTGGACGAGACCTATGCTGATGTCATGCCAGTCCAGACAAGCGCCAGTGCCACGTCTGCCTTTGT GTCGATCATGCGAGGCTGTGACAACATGTGTAGCTACTGCATTGTTCCTTTCACCCGGGGCAGGGAGAGGAGTCGGCCTATTGCCTCCATTCTGGAGGAAGTGAAGAAGCTTTCTGAGCAG gtgatcctcccacctcggcctccgaaagtgttgggattacag GGGCTGAAAGAAGTGACACTTCTTGGTCAGAATGTTAATAGTTTTCGGGACAATTCAGAGGTCCAGTTCAACAATGCAGTGCCTACCAATCTCAGTCGTGGCTTTACCACCAACTATAAAACCAAGCAAGGAGGACTTCGTTTTGCTCATCTTCTGGATCAGGTCTCCAGAGTAGATCCTGAAATGAGGATCCGTTTTacctctccccaccccaaggATTTTCCCGATGAG GTTCTGCAGCTGATTCATGAAAGAGATAACATCTGTAAACAGATCCACCTGCCAGCCCAGAGTGGAAGCAGCCGTGTGTTGGAGGCCATGCGGAGGGG ATATTCAAGAGAAGCTTATGTGGAGTTAGTTCACCATATTAGAGAATCTATTCCAG gtgtgagcctcagCAGCGATTTCATTGCTGGCTTTTGTGGTGAGACGGAGGAAGATCACGTCCAGACAGTCTCTTTGCTCCGGGAAGTTCAGTACAACATGGGCTTCCTCTTTGCCTACAGCATGAGACAG aagacaCGGGCATATCATAGGCTGAAGGATGATGTCCCGGAAGAGGTAAAATTAAGGCGTTTGGAGGAACTCATCACTATCTTCCGAGAAGAAGCAACAAAAGCCAATCAGACCTCTGTGGGCTGTACCCAGTTGGTGCTAGTGGAAGGG